CGATCACTTGTACCAAGTTCTTCACATGATAACACAGCACCATTGCGAATTCGCGCCTCAACATCAGATGGAACCTGAATCGTTTTCCATCCTGTTAACGCACGTTCAAATGGTAATAGTTGATCCATTCGTTTTTCAAGTTCCATCTGTTCGAGTTGTTCAAGCGTTACACAATCAGCTAATGTAAACGGTCCAGATGCGGTCCGTTTTAGCTTAGACATATGTGCTGGATAACCAAGAGCTTCTCCAATCGCAACGGCTAATGTACGGATATACGTACCTTTGCTACATGTAACGGCAAAACGAATTGAATATGTATCGTGGCTATTTTTTTCTAATTGTATCAACTCAATTGAGTGGATGGTAATTTGTCTTTTTGGTCGCTCTACCTCTTGATTTGCTCGTGCATACTCATATAATCGCTTTCCGTTAACTTTTACGGCTGAATACATCGGTGGAACTTGTATTTGTTCACCTAAAAAAGAGTTGAGTACAGCTTTTATTTCTGCTTCGGTCCATGTTTGATCGACAATTTTTTGTTCAACGATTTCTCCATCTGCATCTTCGGTAGTCGTTGTATAACCAAGTGTTAATTCAGCCTCATACGTTTTCCCAAAGTCAGACATATACTCAGCTACTTTAGTTGCTCTTCCAATACAAATTGGCAGAACCCCCGTTACACTGGGATCTAACGTTCCAGTATGACCTACTTTTTTTGTCTGATAAAGTTTACGAATGCGATAGACAC
The nucleotide sequence above comes from Alkalicoccobacillus plakortidis. Encoded proteins:
- the truB gene encoding tRNA pseudouridine(55) synthase TruB; this translates as MPTGILPLIKPAGMTSHDCVYRIRKLYQTKKVGHTGTLDPSVTGVLPICIGRATKVAEYMSDFGKTYEAELTLGYTTTTEDADGEIVEQKIVDQTWTEAEIKAVLNSFLGEQIQVPPMYSAVKVNGKRLYEYARANQEVERPKRQITIHSIELIQLEKNSHDTYSIRFAVTCSKGTYIRTLAVAIGEALGYPAHMSKLKRTASGPFTLADCVTLEQLEQMELEKRMDQLLPFERALTGWKTIQVPSDVEARIRNGAVLSCEELGTSDRVVVYSINNELLAIYKPHPEKPNKMKPEKILFQAPEQVARKEKD